The Zalophus californianus isolate mZalCal1 chromosome X, mZalCal1.pri.v2, whole genome shotgun sequence genome window below encodes:
- the LOC113930528 gene encoding histone H2A-like, giving the protein MSGKRSGQSSYRLGKQTSSCSTKTKLHFPVSHEEPLLQESHPAQNLSFSRQVCLSAILKYVATNILELVGNKAHHNCRVQTAMDNNMQTSLLFEDDTTSQVSEMF; this is encoded by the coding sequence ATGTCTGGGAAAAGAAGTGGTCAGAGCTCCTATAGGCTGGGGAAGCAGACATCCTCCTGCTCCACAAAAACCAAGCTGCACTTCCCCGTGAGCCATGAAGAACCCCTCCTGCAGGAAAGCCACCCTGCCCAGAACCTGAGCTTCTCCAGACAGGTCTGCCTGTCGGCCATCCTGAAGTACGTGGCCACCAACATTCTGGAGCTGGTGGGCAACAAGGCCCACCACAACTGCAGGGTGCAGACGGCCatggacaacaacatgcaaacCAGCCTCCTCTTTGAGGATGACACCACTTCTCAGGTCTCTGAAATGTTCTAA